A window of Gossypium hirsutum isolate 1008001.06 chromosome D13, Gossypium_hirsutum_v2.1, whole genome shotgun sequence genomic DNA:
aaaaaagaaaaaatattgtaCTTCCGAATTCAAGTTGAAGAGATGaaatgatgaaataaataaaatattgatggATTAGTTTCTTGAATATTATTAGATGATAAATATTCTTTTTCAAATAGAGGGTGGAGTTTTTAAGCAGGTAGGAATGAATGGATGTTTGAGTAGGTCATCGAGAAAAGCTGGCCCAACCCTAACGACTGCGCTATTGCCACCACAAGCCAATGGTTCCAAAGCCTAGCCACTGCTTCCAGTTCAAGCCCATAATTATTATTCTGATATCTTTTTTCAATAACCATTGATTtccttttatacaatttttattactttccataattttttataaaattaaataaaaaataatacaagcaaACTCGAATATGGATAGTGacttaaaattaacttttaacttttaattaccaTCCTTTTTTTGTTCCAATTGCCTTTCATGTCAGGTCTTGTGTCCTGAATTAatgtcttcttttcttttttgctaaTCTCAAACAAGGAATGTTGATggatataaaaacaaaataatcatTAATAAGAATCCATAAATTCTTCCTTTAAATCATCTAAAATTTGGTGCAATTTCAACCCCACAAAACCAACTTTGAATGTGAAGCTTCCTTCTTTAATCCCTACCATATATATGTAAATGGTTTCCTTGGGCAAAGGTTCGtagggaaaaaagaaagaaagaaaaatgtcaGCTGCTGTAGGAATTTTCTTAGCATCCAAACAAGATGGtttgaagaaaaatgaaagaaacaatAATGAAGAGGcgagagaagagaagaagaagaacaacAAGAAGTTTGTTGATGATAATGAAGCAAAGAACAATAATGTTGATGATGAGAATGAGgctgatgaagaagatgatgatccCAAGCTGAAACCTGAGAAGGAGTTGGATCTTGGCCCTCCTCTTTCactctgtgtgtgtgtgtgtatgcaTGTATTTGCATGAAGCCAAGTAAGTAAAGCACTGTGTATTGTATTTATTGATTCTCAAGGATGATGAAAGTCTGAGAAGATGGAAAGAACAGCTTCTTGGGAGCGTTGATATGTCTGCTCTTGGAGGTACTGTTTTTCCTATCTGTTATTCAAGGAGCAAACACGTGTTGAATTATATTTTTGTGATGAAAGTAGAGATGGGCCGGCAGAAGTGAAGATAGAAAGGCTGTCAATCGTATGTCGGGGCCGACCAGATATTGTTTTGCCCATTCCATTTGTTTCAAACCCTAAAAGCAGCTTGTTTATACTAAAGGAAGTCGTTATCGTCTCAAATTCTCCTTCACTGTCTCCCACAACGTTGTCTCTGGTCTTAACTACACTAACACTGTCTGGAAAACCGGTGTTAGAGGTGAGTATCATATACTTTCATGTTAGGATATGTATAGATACAAACCATATCTATATTTAAAGATATCTCGTCAGAACCCAACTTAAATCTCCAACACAACAATTCTAACATGATCCATTAATGAAACAACATGGCAGTAGAGAAAACAAAAGTGATGTTGGGAACATTTAGCCCTCGAAAAGATCCATACACTTGTTTGCTAGAGCTAAATCCGACAAGTgagtataaaatattattaatttagtgagtataagttaatgtgaagttaggaaaatttttgaaatatttaatagtgtattaaaaataaatattaaaataattagaatcgaaaacgaggtatcgagacctcagagATTTTAAATCtagccataaatatttataaatatttatggagtgttaaaaagttggtattaaagttttgtcaagaaattttaaagttccggtagttaattgaacaaaaagaactaaattgtaacaaatgcaaaattataggaaatgattaaatagcttaaatgataaaagaaagaggactTAAAGgtaaatagacccaaggtctctttgggctggacggcaaagacatgaaatcagcaagaaaataaggagaattaagggcaaaattggaatattgcaaaacttacttaataaagctagggttaaagtggaattatctagatttctctttatttttctgcattctcatcagcaaaaacaccatagaagggtttccttaagccgatttttcatatttttattgcaAGAAAGttcattcttgattatttcttgaaatttttgtgtttttgtgacttttacaactaggtccacttgttgaattcattagttttttattctatgaaagaaattgaaagttgctatgaatacctgctggaagtatatgatgatttaacatagaattagagctttaaattgtttatatgtcaattttattgaaagaattgaatagagagtgaatgtttgggacctaatagtaaaagagtttgaagttaggattttatgtgaaaattctgaatttcaatacttgtgaaataacttataatgtctaggtaaagtactaattgagaaaaattagcttaattgaagggttaattgagcaacgactgaattgtatgaattgtgaaatttggggcaaaatgaaaatcaacattttgcactaaaaaaGTTTTGGACAGCATcagtagtctaattttgaaaaattaccaaaaattgggaaaatcaaattagaggatgaataaaatattaaattaaagcttattgagtttagtttatcatagaagaaacggtgtaagcaattaaa
This region includes:
- the LOC121224976 gene encoding rho GDP-dissociation inhibitor 1-like, which gives rise to MSAAVGIFLASKQDGLKKNERNNNEEAREEKKKNNKKFVDDNEAKNNNVDDENEADEEDDDPKLKPEKELDLGPPLSLCDDESLRRWKEQLLGSVDMSALGGTVFPICYSRSKHVLNYIFVMKVEMGRQK